One window of Sphingobacteriales bacterium genomic DNA carries:
- a CDS encoding DUF5011 domain-containing protein — translation MFRSLLLTVLGGVFLSVQAQTPVTNIGNVASSNPATIKHATHTPNIITGNETDQRPVTSIVDYSGVRSTVGTQIGNTTYDLQTNYGVCRRVYVEAGGTVHATWTRSTSGDVAAPDRGTGYNVSADNGTTWDPAPTTRIEGSLRTGWPNVGVTSSGRIFSITHTVDQGMNFCYKNAGSSTWTNRILGAELGDLTGVWPRVGIDGNNIHAVISRQEGVASGVPGGIFYFRSLDGGDTWEGPNDLAGIDESYTNISADSYFVDVNGSNVAIVIGQYASPLVVYKSTDNGDNWTKIIAQNTSNPLIPATPVVGDVLDPVAVAGGGVTTIIDESGKVHVWFDRVFNYKDADQDGGPFYLPNSSCLMYWNEDMTTPVVIGETVRQDYDQDGTTALDLSDTAPGVEIQSYGVSLVSHASAGVDASGNLYLAYSAMVDGAYEVPAPNTRRQYRDIFLIKSTDGGMTWQGPYNVTNSPSEEDVYPSIARMVNDKVHIVWQNDLLTGTFVQNANNQGHPTVTNNGIFYIGVPVGDIVNPSPEVNTSPEIHYLSIPNAIKNCELNLNRFRAHSIDYPDGEVTNDMTIGGTINVNIPATDAYTLQLISPDSDGNVQTEDFLDTAGSPFLVTVFDDVDAPLVEGNPAEFYLDAAGDLYLNSLFDLFQTVDVVQGTTYNDLGVATWDESSDIFDCPVTVVTDNPVNTAVAGAYTVQYTVSDVAGNVAEPVTRSVNVIGADLSAPVIILYDESGNEVPSGSTLNAEVEAGGVFVDPGYLAYDNVDGLITENVVVTGSVDLETIGTYTLTYTITDAAGNVTVVTRVVVVADTQAPVINLLGPPTVTVPCQSTVDFTLPNATLSGASVGYTSFDNVDGNITNNVIVNLGGFCSLCSGTYTITYNVSDAAGNAAIQRTRTVIVLAGCNIDCSGDCIVGIDEPTLESNISVFPNPTQGSVNVTIENVPGMADVKVFNTAGQLVQFAQTDLGTLTLNLSNHAAGMYFIEVTTSKGTVTKNVVVEK, via the coding sequence ATGTTCAGATCTTTACTCTTAACAGTTCTGGGAGGGGTGTTTCTGTCAGTGCAGGCACAAACCCCTGTAACAAACATCGGAAACGTAGCAAGCAGCAACCCTGCAACAATCAAACATGCTACGCACACACCCAATATCATAACAGGCAACGAAACCGACCAACGCCCTGTAACCTCAATTGTTGACTATAGCGGTGTAAGAAGCACGGTCGGTACGCAAATTGGTAACACAACCTACGACTTACAAACAAATTATGGCGTTTGCCGCCGGGTTTACGTTGAAGCAGGCGGTACAGTACATGCTACATGGACGCGAAGCACAAGTGGAGACGTAGCCGCACCCGACCGTGGTACGGGCTATAACGTTTCAGCAGACAATGGCACTACCTGGGATCCAGCTCCGACCACCCGTATTGAAGGATCACTTCGAACCGGTTGGCCCAATGTTGGGGTTACCTCATCCGGCAGAATTTTTTCAATAACTCACACCGTTGACCAGGGTATGAATTTCTGTTATAAAAATGCGGGGTCATCTACCTGGACCAACCGTATTCTCGGCGCAGAACTTGGCGACTTAACCGGTGTATGGCCAAGAGTTGGAATTGACGGCAACAACATTCATGCTGTCATTTCCCGTCAGGAAGGTGTGGCGAGTGGAGTTCCCGGTGGAATCTTCTACTTCCGTTCTTTAGATGGAGGCGATACCTGGGAAGGTCCCAATGATCTCGCAGGAATAGACGAAAGCTATACCAATATCAGTGCCGACAGCTATTTTGTTGACGTAAATGGAAGCAATGTAGCCATCGTTATAGGTCAGTATGCAAGCCCTTTGGTAGTTTACAAATCAACCGATAATGGCGACAACTGGACAAAAATCATTGCTCAAAACACGTCTAATCCCCTTATTCCGGCAACCCCGGTGGTAGGTGATGTATTAGACCCCGTAGCAGTAGCAGGTGGTGGAGTTACTACCATTATTGACGAAAGCGGTAAAGTGCATGTATGGTTTGACCGCGTGTTTAATTATAAAGATGCAGATCAGGATGGCGGCCCCTTCTATTTGCCCAATAGTTCTTGTCTGATGTATTGGAATGAAGACATGACAACCCCGGTAGTAATCGGAGAAACTGTTCGTCAGGATTACGATCAGGACGGCACGACTGCTCTTGACCTGAGTGATACCGCACCCGGTGTTGAAATTCAGAGCTATGGTGTAAGTTTGGTAAGCCATGCGAGTGCCGGTGTTGATGCGTCCGGTAATTTATACTTAGCATATTCTGCTATGGTTGATGGTGCTTATGAAGTTCCTGCCCCCAATACCCGTCGCCAATACCGGGACATCTTCTTAATTAAATCCACAGATGGCGGAATGACCTGGCAAGGCCCCTACAATGTTACCAATTCACCCTCAGAAGAGGATGTTTATCCTTCAATTGCACGTATGGTAAATGATAAAGTTCATATTGTTTGGCAAAACGACCTGCTTACCGGTACTTTCGTACAAAATGCAAATAATCAGGGTCATCCAACTGTAACCAACAACGGTATATTTTATATCGGCGTTCCTGTTGGAGACATCGTCAATCCATCTCCTGAGGTCAATACCTCACCCGAAATTCACTATCTCAGCATTCCCAATGCCATTAAAAACTGTGAGTTAAACCTCAACCGTTTCCGAGCTCACTCCATAGATTATCCTGACGGTGAAGTAACCAACGACATGACTATTGGTGGAACAATCAATGTCAACATTCCTGCTACCGATGCTTACACCCTTCAGTTGATATCTCCCGACTCTGACGGCAACGTACAAACTGAAGATTTCTTAGATACAGCCGGTTCTCCGTTTTTAGTTACTGTATTTGATGATGTTGATGCTCCTTTAGTCGAAGGTAACCCTGCCGAGTTTTATTTGGATGCCGCAGGTGATTTATATCTCAACTCTTTATTCGACCTGTTCCAGACTGTTGATGTCGTTCAGGGTACTACCTATAACGATTTGGGAGTAGCTACCTGGGATGAGTCTTCTGATATTTTCGATTGCCCGGTAACAGTCGTAACTGATAATCCGGTAAACACTGCTGTTGCCGGTGCTTATACGGTTCAATATACTGTTTCTGATGTTGCAGGTAACGTTGCAGAACCTGTTACCCGCAGTGTCAATGTAATTGGAGCTGACTTGTCTGCACCAGTTATCATCCTTTATGATGAATCAGGCAATGAAGTACCAAGCGGAAGCACCCTCAACGCAGAAGTTGAAGCAGGTGGTGTATTTGTAGATCCCGGTTATCTGGCTTATGACAATGTGGATGGGTTAATTACTGAAAATGTAGTTGTAACAGGTTCCGTAGATTTGGAAACAATAGGTACTTATACCTTAACCTATACCATTACCGATGCTGCAGGAAACGTTACTGTAGTTACACGAGTTGTTGTTGTAGCTGATACTCAGGCACCCGTGATTAACCTGCTTGGTCCTCCTACTGTTACCGTACCCTGTCAATCAACTGTTGACTTCACTTTACCCAATGCAACACTTAGCGGTGCTTCTGTTGGTTATACTTCATTTGACAATGTGGATGGAAACATCACCAACAACGTTATCGTTAATTTAGGAGGCTTCTGCTCACTCTGCTCCGGAACTTATACAATCACCTATAATGTAAGCGATGCGGCAGGAAATGCAGCCATACAAAGAACAAGAACCGTAATTGTATTAGCCGGTTGTAATATTGATTGTAGTGGTGATTGTATAGTTGGAATTGACGAACCTACTTTAGAATCAAACATCTCCGTGTTCCCCAACCCGACTCAAGGAAGTGTGAATGTAACCATCGAAAATGTTCCGGGAATGGCCGATGTAAAAGTATTTAACACCGCCGGTCAGTTGGTGCAATTTGCACAAACAGATCTGGGAACATTGACACTTAACCTAAGCAATCATGCTGCAGGGATGTATTTTATTGAAGTAACTACTTCAAAAGGAACCGTTACCAAAAATGTAGTGGTTGAAAAATAA
- a CDS encoding DUF5011 domain-containing protein, whose protein sequence is MKRALHFTVFIVFIFNSFSNKLQCQSTAGTQIGTTTYDLQTNYGMCRRVFVEESGIVHATWTRSSSGDVAAPDRGTGYNVSEDNGANWGPQPTARLEGTVRTGWPNVGVTATGRVFSISHIAGQGMNFCYKDSGSTDWTNRIIGTELGDLNGTWTRAANDGNNIHAIISRSTGIASGIFRGLYYFRSFDGGDNWEGPLDLPFLTEDFDRIDEDSYFIDVKGNSVAIVIGQFASPVVVLKSTDNGNNWTKSYVQGLTYSVNTNGDTIFEESALSGGGVSTLIDNSGKVHVWFDRLFTYQTEPNPGGTSYISNSTCIMYWNEDLEKPVVIGETVRMDYDQDGTTVVPLTGPDQVFTRSYGYTMVGQPSAGIDASGNLYLAYSAMVDGAYETPSPFPRRQLRDIFLIKSTDGGINWEGPLNVTNSPNEEDVFPSIGRLVNDKVHLVWQNDLLGGLNSEMFEPMPNLNLILYSGTKVNDIVTPAIEVNTSPEIFYLNIPNAIQNCGVSLDHFDAHALDYPDGDITESITQGGDIDVSIPAMNTYSHQLFATDSDGNIQTQNFLQSDGNPVLVSVFEDITAPLVEGNPAVFYFNSEGEFALDSQFDLFQTVDVIINTEYVDLGVATWDESDNIYGCPVIVETDNPVNTSILGTYLVQYTVSDVSGNVAEPVIRYVNVIGADLSAPVIILYDESGNEVPSGSTLNAEVEAGGIFVDPGYLAYDNVDGLITENVVVTGSIDLETIGTYTLTYTITDAAGNVTVVTRVVVVTDTQAPIINLLGPETVSVPCGSLIDFTQPNAMFMGQNVGFTAFDNVDGNISYNVLINITEYCPGCPGTYTITYNVSDAAGNDAIERTRIIIVLPGCNYGCNEEPSCYVGIDNNNEWDQNITIFPNPTKGIIQVNIADIPGMAEVKVFNTTGQLVQFALADLGTLTLDLSNQASGLYFVEVITQQGTVTKNVVVEK, encoded by the coding sequence ATGAAAAGAGCTTTACATTTTACTGTATTTATCGTTTTTATTTTCAACAGTTTTTCAAATAAACTGCAATGCCAATCCACAGCAGGCACACAAATTGGTACAACTACCTACGACCTCCAAACAAATTACGGAATGTGTCGTCGTGTTTTTGTGGAAGAAAGCGGTATTGTTCACGCTACGTGGACTCGTAGCAGCAGCGGTGATGTTGCTGCCCCTGATCGAGGAACCGGTTATAATGTTTCCGAAGATAACGGTGCAAACTGGGGACCTCAACCCACTGCCCGTTTAGAAGGAACAGTTCGTACAGGTTGGCCAAATGTAGGTGTAACTGCAACCGGACGTGTATTTTCAATTTCTCATATAGCAGGACAAGGAATGAATTTTTGTTACAAAGATTCAGGATCAACAGACTGGACGAACCGGATCATTGGAACAGAATTGGGAGACCTCAATGGCACATGGACAAGGGCAGCAAATGACGGCAACAATATTCATGCAATCATATCCCGTTCGACAGGAATAGCAAGCGGAATATTTAGAGGATTATATTATTTCAGGTCTTTTGACGGTGGTGATAACTGGGAAGGACCCTTAGATTTACCCTTTCTTACGGAAGATTTCGATAGAATTGATGAAGACAGTTATTTTATAGATGTCAAAGGGAATAGTGTTGCAATTGTAATTGGTCAGTTCGCCAGCCCTGTGGTAGTATTAAAATCAACTGACAATGGGAATAACTGGACAAAATCTTATGTTCAGGGTTTAACTTATTCGGTTAACACAAATGGCGATACAATTTTTGAGGAATCCGCTTTATCAGGCGGAGGTGTAAGTACACTCATTGACAATTCCGGAAAAGTTCATGTATGGTTTGACCGTTTGTTTACCTACCAAACTGAACCCAATCCGGGTGGAACCTCCTATATATCAAACAGTACCTGCATCATGTACTGGAATGAAGACTTAGAAAAACCTGTTGTAATCGGAGAAACTGTACGAATGGATTACGATCAGGATGGAACGACCGTAGTGCCGCTTACCGGCCCGGATCAGGTCTTTACCCGGAGTTATGGTTATACAATGGTTGGTCAACCGAGTGCCGGCATAGATGCATCAGGCAATTTGTATCTGGCTTATTCGGCTATGGTGGATGGCGCTTACGAAACCCCCTCCCCGTTTCCGCGCCGTCAACTCAGAGATATCTTTCTGATTAAATCTACAGACGGTGGAATAAACTGGGAAGGCCCGCTGAATGTTACAAACTCACCAAACGAAGAAGACGTTTTCCCTTCCATCGGCAGATTGGTCAACGACAAAGTACATCTTGTCTGGCAAAACGACCTATTGGGAGGTTTAAACTCAGAAATGTTTGAACCCATGCCCAATCTTAACCTGATTCTTTATTCAGGTACAAAGGTGAATGATATAGTAACTCCAGCAATTGAAGTGAATACTTCTCCCGAAATTTTTTACTTAAATATTCCCAATGCAATACAAAACTGTGGAGTTAGTTTAGACCATTTCGATGCACATGCTTTAGATTATCCTGACGGCGATATAACTGAAAGTATTACTCAGGGAGGCGATATAGATGTGTCTATACCGGCAATGAATACATATTCCCATCAACTTTTTGCAACCGATTCGGACGGAAATATTCAAACTCAAAACTTCTTGCAATCTGATGGAAATCCGGTTTTGGTCAGTGTTTTTGAAGATATTACAGCTCCGCTTGTGGAAGGTAATCCTGCCGTATTTTACTTCAATTCGGAAGGAGAATTCGCACTTGACTCTCAGTTTGACCTGTTTCAGACAGTAGATGTGATTATTAATACGGAATACGTTGACCTTGGCGTGGCAACCTGGGATGAGTCAGATAATATTTACGGCTGTCCGGTGATAGTGGAAACTGACAATCCGGTCAATACTTCAATTTTAGGTACTTACCTCGTTCAATACACTGTTTCCGATGTTTCTGGAAATGTTGCTGAACCTGTTATCCGATATGTCAATGTAATCGGAGCCGACTTATCAGCACCAGTTATTATCCTTTATGATGAATCAGGCAATGAAGTACCAAGTGGTAGCACCCTCAACGCAGAAGTTGAAGCGGGTGGCATATTTGTAGATCCCGGTTATCTGGCTTATGACAATGTAGATGGGTTAATTACTGAAAATGTAGTTGTTACAGGTTCAATAGATTTGGAAACAATAGGTACTTATACCTTAACCTATACCATTACTGATGCTGCCGGAAATGTAACTGTTGTTACCCGTGTTGTAGTTGTAACTGATACTCAGGCACCGATTATCAATTTACTTGGCCCTGAAACCGTTTCTGTTCCATGTGGTTCACTGATTGATTTTACACAACCAAATGCCATGTTTATGGGTCAAAATGTTGGTTTTACCGCGTTCGACAATGTGGACGGTAATATTTCATATAATGTCCTGATAAATATAACCGAATATTGCCCGGGTTGTCCGGGTACTTACACAATTACCTATAATGTTAGTGATGCGGCAGGCAATGATGCAATTGAAAGGACACGAATAATAATAGTTTTACCGGGTTGCAATTACGGATGCAATGAAGAACCGTCTTGCTATGTTGGCATTGATAACAACAATGAATGGGATCAAAACATTACCATCTTCCCCAACCCCACAAAAGGAATAATTCAGGTAAACATTGCCGATATTCCGGGCATGGCGGAGGTAAAAGTTTTCAATACAACCGGTCAATTGGTACAATTTGCCCTAGCAGATTTGGGAACTCTGACACTCGACCTTTCCAATCAAGCCTCGGGCTTGTATTTTGTTGAAGTAATCACACAACAAGGCACTGTTACCAAAAATGTAGTGGTTGAAAAATAA
- the ychF gene encoding redox-regulated ATPase YchF — protein sequence MSLQCGIVGLPNVGKSTLFNCLSNAHALAANYPFATIEPNVGVVNIPDDRLFELERLVKPQRVVPTTVEIVDIAGLVAGASKGEGLGNQFLSNIRSTDAIVHVIRCFEDDNVVHVNGSINPVRDKEIIDIELQLKDIESVEKKIAKLEKLLKSNDKEAKLGIEVLQVYLNHLGKGNSARTAPVEEEDKRFIKDIDLLTAKPVLYVCNVDESAAANGNAYTRALQEAVANENAEVLIICAAMEADIAELETYDERMMFLNDLGLSEPGISKLIKSSYRLLDLITYFTAGEKEVRAWTITKGTKAPQAAGVIHSDFERGFIRAEVIAFNDFVHYGSEAAARAAGKLNVEGKEYIVQDGDIMHFRFNV from the coding sequence ATGAGTTTGCAATGCGGAATAGTAGGTTTGCCAAACGTTGGAAAATCTACCCTTTTTAATTGTTTGTCTAATGCACATGCCCTTGCTGCAAATTACCCTTTTGCGACCATAGAACCCAATGTCGGAGTTGTCAACATACCTGACGATCGCCTATTTGAACTCGAAAGATTAGTAAAACCACAAAGAGTTGTTCCAACTACAGTTGAAATAGTTGACATTGCCGGTTTAGTAGCAGGTGCAAGTAAAGGAGAGGGCTTAGGGAATCAGTTTTTGTCAAATATCCGAAGCACTGATGCAATTGTTCATGTAATCAGATGCTTCGAAGATGATAATGTGGTACATGTCAATGGAAGTATTAATCCGGTTCGCGACAAAGAAATCATTGATATAGAATTACAACTAAAAGACATAGAATCGGTTGAGAAAAAGATAGCTAAACTTGAAAAGCTGCTAAAATCCAACGACAAAGAAGCCAAACTTGGAATAGAAGTTTTACAGGTTTACTTAAATCATCTTGGAAAGGGTAATTCTGCAAGAACTGCCCCGGTTGAAGAGGAAGATAAAAGATTTATCAAAGACATAGACCTGTTGACTGCCAAACCTGTACTATATGTTTGCAATGTTGATGAATCGGCTGCTGCAAATGGCAACGCTTATACCCGTGCTTTGCAGGAAGCCGTTGCCAATGAAAATGCCGAAGTTTTAATAATTTGCGCAGCTATGGAAGCCGATATTGCTGAGTTAGAAACCTACGATGAGAGAATGATGTTTTTGAATGACCTCGGATTGTCTGAACCAGGAATCAGTAAACTGATTAAATCGAGTTACAGGTTATTGGATTTAATTACCTATTTTACCGCCGGAGAAAAAGAGGTAAGAGCATGGACAATAACGAAAGGAACTAAAGCACCTCAGGCAGCAGGAGTCATTCATTCAGACTTTGAACGTGGGTTTATTCGGGCAGAGGTGATTGCTTTTAACGACTTTGTTCATTATGGGTCCGAAGCCGCTGCGCGTGCTGCCGGAAAACTCAACGTAGAAGGGAAAGAATATATCGTTCAGGACGGCGACATCATGCATTTTCGATTTAACGTGTAA
- a CDS encoding tetratricopeptide repeat protein, with protein sequence MRLPFLLFRFILIIMLFGLTKMQAQETAIYRNAYTEFAGAKTNFIEGNYSLAQKRFDAFIRSFQFSNQNEVVLMRSEAQFYHALAARKLNNANAELLLVKFVDENNSSPLTSLAYFELGQLYFDQELYRDAIACYNKVGANVLTTEQQAEMNFQLAYSLFTSKQFKDAHRLFSQIINTKNQYYYDANYYYGVISYFDNDYPSALTAFQRIEQNSKYDKALPYYIALIYYHQKQYDNLVAYASPKAKTSGIKYQNELNQLLGQTLFNQQKFAEALPYLEFYIEKSSKVRKEDLFQLGFTQYQLKRYEDAIKNFTQLNNLTDSIGQNAMYHLADCYLKTDEKAKARNAFEAASRLKADTVIREMSYFNYGKLSYELNFHNIAINVFREFIKQYPASKQLNEAKRLLSSILENTQNYADALEILESIPDKTPDLWRAYQRILYYRGVEKYNDRKYDEALDLFDKALDKSYIPDISALAYFWKGNIYYKQKKYDEAFTSIEAYMNATSNPVMSEKVNDATANYTMGYSFFKQKAYEDALYYFDKSVNAFVGANAPTSNKALGAQLYPDAILRSGDCNFMLKRYNQASERYDNIIKYKMNGIDYAYYQKGMLAGLIGEYDKKIDNLKQLTKLYPKSFYADDATYQIALTYVSLNNYQAAVETHQQLIGDFPESEYVPKSLVNLGLVYYNIGDYDRSLQFYELVLKRFPKNIEAKEAITGVRDVFVAQGDADGYVNFTKKFPGMEVSDATQDSIAYEIAETYYTKGDCTNAVKEFTKYLAGYSKGAYVLYAHFYRAQCYYSKQEYANAGKDYDYIVEQNRNPFTDQALDKGGRVALYINKDYNKAFTYYRKLYETGSRKELRIESLRGLVKSSFYLKKTAELEQYGGLLIAADDNTPDDIIEAYFFMGLLNYDSKNYAKARQHFQQVSARTTNEKGAQARYLIADIYFKQNDLDSANTHCFKVINETASQTHWVVKGYILLADIYAAKGELFQAKATLKSIIDNYKPEDELKKEARSKLQQLENKKQTSQNFNRITPTMTGIWS encoded by the coding sequence ATGCGTTTACCATTTCTTTTGTTCAGATTTATCCTGATCATCATGCTGTTTGGATTAACAAAAATGCAGGCACAGGAAACAGCTATCTATCGAAATGCTTATACTGAATTTGCGGGTGCAAAAACAAATTTCATAGAAGGCAATTATTCGCTTGCTCAAAAAAGGTTTGACGCTTTCATCCGTTCTTTTCAGTTCAGCAATCAGAATGAAGTGGTATTGATGCGAAGTGAAGCGCAGTTTTATCATGCCTTGGCTGCCCGCAAACTTAATAATGCCAACGCTGAATTGCTCTTAGTTAAGTTTGTGGACGAAAACAACAGCAGCCCTCTTACTTCTTTGGCCTATTTTGAACTGGGACAGCTTTATTTTGACCAGGAACTCTACCGGGATGCCATTGCCTGCTATAACAAAGTTGGCGCAAATGTATTAACTACCGAACAACAGGCTGAGATGAACTTTCAACTTGCCTATAGTCTGTTTACCAGCAAACAGTTTAAAGACGCACATCGCTTGTTTTCACAGATAATAAACACCAAGAATCAATATTACTACGATGCTAATTATTATTATGGTGTTATCTCTTATTTTGACAATGATTATCCTTCGGCATTAACAGCTTTTCAGCGAATTGAACAAAACTCAAAATACGACAAAGCCCTTCCTTATTATATTGCCCTGATTTATTACCACCAGAAACAATACGACAATTTGGTGGCTTATGCATCCCCAAAAGCTAAAACAAGTGGTATTAAATATCAGAACGAACTCAATCAGTTACTTGGACAAACTTTGTTTAATCAACAAAAATTTGCTGAAGCACTCCCTTACCTCGAATTTTATATCGAAAAAAGCAGCAAAGTCCGCAAAGAAGATTTATTTCAACTCGGATTTACCCAATATCAGTTGAAAAGGTATGAGGATGCCATTAAAAATTTCACACAGCTCAACAATCTTACAGATTCTATAGGACAAAACGCCATGTATCATTTGGCCGATTGCTATCTTAAAACAGATGAAAAAGCCAAAGCCCGTAATGCATTTGAAGCTGCTTCCCGACTTAAGGCAGATACTGTTATCCGCGAAATGTCCTATTTCAACTATGGAAAACTCTCTTATGAACTGAATTTTCACAATATCGCTATTAATGTGTTTCGTGAGTTTATTAAGCAATATCCTGCTTCCAAACAATTGAACGAGGCTAAAAGGTTGTTGAGCAGTATCCTTGAAAACACCCAAAATTACGCCGATGCGCTTGAAATTCTGGAAAGTATTCCCGATAAAACTCCGGATTTATGGCGTGCTTATCAGAGGATTTTATATTACCGGGGTGTAGAAAAGTATAATGACCGAAAATATGACGAGGCTTTGGATTTATTTGACAAAGCCCTTGATAAATCATATATCCCTGACATCAGCGCTTTAGCTTATTTCTGGAAAGGCAATATTTACTACAAACAAAAAAAATATGACGAGGCATTTACCAGCATAGAAGCCTATATGAATGCCACTTCAAATCCTGTGATGTCGGAAAAGGTTAACGATGCCACCGCCAATTATACAATGGGATATTCCTTTTTTAAACAAAAGGCGTATGAGGATGCCTTGTATTACTTTGACAAATCGGTCAATGCATTTGTTGGAGCAAATGCTCCTACGAGTAATAAAGCACTTGGTGCGCAACTTTACCCGGACGCTATATTGAGAAGCGGTGATTGTAATTTTATGCTGAAAAGGTATAATCAGGCCTCCGAGCGGTATGATAACATCATAAAGTACAAAATGAATGGGATTGATTATGCTTATTACCAAAAGGGTATGTTGGCAGGATTGATTGGAGAGTATGACAAAAAAATTGACAACCTTAAACAGTTGACAAAATTATACCCCAAATCTTTTTATGCAGATGATGCTACCTATCAGATTGCACTCACCTATGTATCACTGAACAACTATCAGGCAGCCGTTGAAACCCATCAACAACTGATTGGCGATTTCCCGGAAAGCGAATATGTTCCTAAATCATTGGTCAATCTTGGATTGGTTTATTACAATATTGGCGATTATGATCGTTCCCTGCAATTTTATGAATTGGTTTTAAAGCGATTTCCAAAAAATATTGAGGCAAAAGAAGCGATTACCGGTGTGAGGGATGTCTTTGTGGCACAGGGTGATGCAGATGGTTATGTCAATTTTACCAAAAAATTCCCGGGCATGGAAGTTAGTGATGCTACTCAGGACTCGATAGCTTATGAAATTGCCGAAACCTATTACACCAAAGGTGATTGTACCAATGCCGTCAAAGAGTTTACTAAATATCTTGCCGGCTATTCTAAAGGGGCTTATGTATTGTATGCGCATTTTTACCGGGCACAATGCTATTACAGCAAACAAGAATATGCCAATGCCGGTAAAGATTATGACTATATTGTCGAACAAAACCGCAATCCTTTTACTGATCAGGCTTTGGATAAAGGAGGACGGGTAGCGTTGTATATAAACAAAGATTACAATAAAGCATTTACCTACTACCGGAAACTTTACGAAACAGGCTCAAGAAAAGAACTTCGCATTGAATCTTTAAGAGGATTGGTGAAATCGAGTTTTTATCTCAAAAAAACAGCGGAATTAGAACAATATGGTGGATTACTGATAGCTGCTGACGACAATACACCGGACGATATTATCGAAGCCTATTTCTTTATGGGTTTGCTCAACTATGATTCTAAAAACTATGCCAAAGCCCGGCAACATTTTCAACAGGTCAGTGCGCGTACTACCAACGAGAAAGGGGCACAGGCAAGATACCTGATCGCCGATATTTATTTTAAACAAAATGATCTGGATTCTGCCAATACACATTGTTTTAAAGTGATCAACGAAACAGCGTCCCAAACACATTGGGTAGTGAAAGGGTATATTTTGCTTGCAGATATTTATGCAGCTAAAGGCGAATTGTTTCAGGCTAAAGCGACTTTAAAAAGTATAATAGACAACTACAAGCCGGAAGATGAACTGAAAAAAGAAGCCCGTTCCAAACTGCAGCAATTGGAAAACAAGAAGCAGACCAGTCAAAACTTCAATCGAATAACCCCGACAATGACGGGTATCTGGAGTTAG